Proteins encoded by one window of Moorella humiferrea:
- a CDS encoding biotin--[acetyl-CoA-carboxylase] ligase gives MEGSKHQVLDYLRRHRGEYISGEELSRQLAITRTAVWKHIQALRREGYRIDAQTRRGYCLLGTPDCLYPEEVAVGLKTSWLGRQLYYYDEVGSTNQVAKELADNGAPEGTVVVAEAQSGGRGRRGRLWLSPPQKGIWFSLIFRPRVAPTQASQLTLLAAVAVAAAVRKYTGLPPGIKWPNDILLGGRKVCGILTEIKAEMDAVEYIVQGIGLNVNAEADDFTPDVRPYATSLFLELGRRVARLPLFQEMLYQLEKWYERWQEEGFEPVRRAWKEASVTLGREVAVNSWREVTTGVAVDIDAEGALKVRTAGGEVRRFTSGEVTLRPV, from the coding sequence ATGGAAGGTTCTAAGCATCAGGTCCTCGATTATTTACGCCGCCACCGCGGGGAATATATCTCCGGGGAAGAGCTGAGCAGGCAGCTGGCAATAACCAGGACGGCGGTATGGAAGCATATCCAGGCCCTGCGGCGGGAAGGATACCGGATCGACGCCCAAACCCGGCGCGGTTATTGCCTGCTGGGCACGCCCGATTGTTTGTACCCCGAAGAGGTGGCGGTGGGGCTTAAGACCTCATGGTTGGGCCGGCAGCTTTATTATTACGACGAGGTGGGTTCTACCAACCAGGTGGCCAAGGAACTGGCCGACAACGGGGCGCCGGAGGGGACGGTAGTCGTAGCCGAGGCCCAGTCGGGCGGCCGCGGCAGGCGGGGACGGCTGTGGCTGTCGCCTCCCCAAAAAGGCATCTGGTTTTCCCTTATCTTCCGCCCCCGGGTAGCGCCGACCCAGGCGTCCCAGCTGACTTTATTGGCCGCGGTGGCGGTAGCTGCGGCAGTCCGTAAATATACCGGCCTCCCGCCGGGCATAAAGTGGCCCAATGATATTTTGCTCGGCGGCAGGAAGGTGTGCGGTATCCTGACGGAAATTAAGGCCGAAATGGATGCCGTGGAATATATCGTTCAGGGCATCGGCTTAAATGTCAATGCCGAAGCTGACGATTTTACCCCCGACGTCAGGCCGTACGCCACTTCCCTGTTTTTAGAGCTGGGGCGACGGGTGGCGCGTTTACCATTGTTTCAAGAGATGCTCTACCAGCTGGAAAAATGGTACGAGCGCTGGCAGGAAGAGGGTTTTGAACCGGTGCGCAGGGCCTGGAAAGAAGCCAGCGTCACCCTGGGCCGGGAAGTGGCCGTTAACTCCTGGCGGGAAGTAACCACGGGAGTGGCCGTGGATATCGACGCCGAAGGCGCCTTGAAGGTGAGAACAGCAGGGGGCGAGGTTCGGCGTTTTACCTCGGGGGAGGTGACTTTGCGGCCGGTTTAG
- a CDS encoding DUF763 domain-containing protein — MHTGTASLPLHGGHCPPWLFERMRRLGPAILEIVVREYGPQEVLRRLSDPFWFQAFGCVLGFDWHSSGLTTTLCGALKEGLRGRERDLGFVIAGGKGRVSRQTPTEITAAADRLALTALKPAELVYASRMAAKVDNTALQDGYQLYHHVFIFTFDGQWAVVQQGMNERTRLARRYHWLGEGVADFACEPHAAVCCDARGEVLNMVAGEGGESRRVVTELSRERPHKFMAEFNKILEKGLPNLPLPWRHDIPRASYLNKALLKVYAAQPRDFTDLLGVEGVGPKTIRALAMVAEVAYGAPASFRDPVRYSFSHGGKDGHPYPVDRRVYDRSIAVLEQALAAAKIGRTEKFQALKRLAFISKNAT, encoded by the coding sequence ATGCATACGGGAACGGCCAGCCTGCCCCTCCATGGAGGCCATTGCCCGCCGTGGCTTTTTGAGCGGATGCGGCGCCTAGGACCGGCCATTCTGGAAATCGTCGTCCGCGAATACGGGCCCCAGGAGGTGTTGCGGCGCTTGAGCGACCCCTTCTGGTTCCAAGCCTTCGGCTGCGTTTTGGGCTTCGACTGGCATTCGTCGGGGCTGACTACCACCCTCTGCGGGGCCCTAAAAGAAGGACTGCGCGGCCGGGAAAGGGATCTGGGCTTTGTCATTGCCGGCGGCAAAGGTCGAGTTTCCCGGCAGACGCCGACGGAAATCACCGCGGCGGCCGACAGGCTGGCCTTAACCGCTTTAAAACCCGCAGAGTTAGTCTATGCCAGCAGGATGGCCGCCAAAGTCGACAACACCGCCCTCCAGGACGGCTACCAACTCTACCACCACGTCTTTATCTTTACCTTCGACGGACAGTGGGCCGTCGTCCAGCAGGGTATGAACGAAAGGACGCGGCTGGCCCGCCGCTACCACTGGCTTGGTGAAGGGGTAGCAGACTTTGCCTGTGAACCCCATGCCGCTGTCTGCTGCGACGCCCGGGGAGAAGTCCTCAATATGGTTGCCGGGGAGGGAGGAGAGTCGCGCCGGGTGGTGACGGAGCTGTCCCGCGAACGACCCCATAAGTTTATGGCCGAATTCAACAAAATCCTGGAGAAAGGACTGCCCAACCTTCCCCTTCCCTGGCGCCATGATATTCCCCGGGCAAGTTACCTGAATAAAGCCCTGCTTAAAGTTTACGCCGCCCAGCCCCGGGATTTTACTGACCTCCTGGGGGTCGAGGGGGTGGGCCCTAAAACCATCCGCGCTCTAGCTATGGTGGCCGAGGTGGCCTACGGTGCGCCGGCCAGCTTCAGGGATCCGGTCCGTTACAGCTTCAGCCACGGTGGCAAAGACGGCCATCCCTATCCTGTGGACCGGAGGGTGTATGACCGTTCCATAGCTGTTCTGGAACAGGCCCTGGCCGCGGCTAAAATCGGCCGCACAGAAAAGTTTCAGGCCTTGAAACGGCTGGCTTTCATAAGTAAAAACGCCACGTAG
- a CDS encoding type III pantothenate kinase, with amino-acid sequence MLMVIDVGNTNIVIGLYKEKKLQCHWRLASDRQKTADEYGLILRQLAHYQGLGLETIKAVAMASVVPTITQTLTMMLKEQFNCQLLVVGPGVKTGMPIRFDNPREVGADRIVNGVAVYELYGGPAIVVDFGTATTFDAISAEGEYVGGAIAPGIGIATDALFARAAKLPRVELIRPPRVIGKNTVACMQAGIMYGFIGQVEGIVNRMKAELGGKALVVATGGLAGLIAHEAQCIDKVDPLLTLEGLRIVYERNS; translated from the coding sequence GTGTTAATGGTCATAGATGTCGGCAATACTAACATCGTTATCGGCCTCTATAAAGAAAAGAAACTGCAATGCCACTGGCGCCTGGCCAGCGACCGGCAGAAGACGGCCGATGAATACGGCCTGATTTTACGTCAACTGGCCCACTACCAGGGGCTGGGCCTGGAGACCATCAAAGCCGTGGCCATGGCTTCCGTGGTGCCGACTATAACCCAGACTTTGACCATGATGTTAAAGGAACAGTTCAACTGCCAGCTGCTGGTTGTCGGCCCCGGGGTAAAAACAGGGATGCCCATTCGCTTTGACAACCCCAGGGAGGTAGGCGCCGATCGGATCGTCAACGGCGTGGCCGTCTATGAACTCTACGGCGGCCCGGCCATTGTCGTGGACTTTGGCACCGCCACCACCTTTGACGCAATATCGGCGGAAGGGGAGTACGTGGGAGGGGCCATCGCCCCCGGCATTGGTATCGCCACCGACGCCCTTTTTGCCCGGGCGGCCAAACTGCCCCGCGTAGAACTCATCAGACCGCCACGGGTAATCGGTAAAAACACCGTAGCCTGCATGCAGGCGGGCATTATGTACGGTTTTATCGGGCAGGTCGAAGGCATTGTCAACCGCATGAAGGCCGAGCTGGGGGGGAAGGCCCTGGTGGTCGCCACCGGAGGCTTGGCCGGGCTTATAGCCCACGAAGCCCAATGTATCGATAAGGTTGACCCGCTGTTGACCCTGGAGGGTTTGCGGATCGTCTATGAGCGCAACAGTTAA
- the panC gene encoding pantoate--beta-alanine ligase, whose translation MEVLTTIAAVREFVAGARKRGQSIGLVPTMGYLHEGHLTLARTAREQNDVVIMSIFVNPTQFGPGEDLERYPRDLERDKRLAAAAGVDAIFAPSVEEMYPSGYATYVQVEGLSDVLCGASRPGHFRGVATVVSKLFNIVQPDRAYFGLKDYQQAVIIKRLVRDLNFPVEIITVPTVREQDGLAMSSRNKYLSPEERRSALSLYRALQLGTRLIVEGERNAAVVREAMTREILSYPDTRIDYVAVNDAATLEPLDAIRGRVLLAVAVWVGGTRLIDNMIVEVKDDVAHHDEK comes from the coding sequence ATGGAGGTATTGACGACGATTGCTGCCGTCCGCGAGTTTGTTGCAGGCGCCAGGAAACGGGGGCAGAGCATCGGGCTTGTCCCCACCATGGGATACCTTCATGAAGGCCATTTAACGCTGGCCAGAACGGCCAGGGAGCAGAATGACGTCGTTATTATGAGCATTTTTGTCAACCCGACCCAGTTTGGACCTGGGGAAGACCTGGAACGTTATCCAAGGGATCTAGAAAGGGACAAAAGGTTGGCCGCTGCAGCGGGGGTTGATGCCATTTTTGCTCCTTCTGTGGAAGAAATGTATCCTTCCGGATATGCCACCTACGTTCAGGTTGAAGGGCTATCGGATGTTCTCTGTGGCGCTTCACGGCCGGGCCACTTTAGGGGGGTGGCCACGGTGGTGAGCAAGCTGTTTAATATCGTCCAACCCGATCGGGCATACTTCGGCCTTAAAGATTATCAGCAGGCCGTAATAATTAAACGGTTGGTCAGGGATCTGAATTTCCCGGTAGAAATAATCACCGTCCCCACCGTGAGGGAGCAGGACGGCCTGGCCATGAGTTCCCGGAATAAGTATTTAAGCCCTGAGGAACGCCGGTCGGCCCTTTCTTTATACCGGGCGCTGCAACTCGGCACCAGGCTTATCGTCGAGGGTGAACGTAACGCCGCGGTGGTGCGGGAAGCCATGACCCGTGAAATTTTATCTTACCCGGATACACGTATAGACTACGTGGCGGTAAATGATGCCGCTACCCTGGAACCGTTAGATGCGATCAGGGGCAGGGTCCTCCTGGCCGTAGCCGTTTGGGTGGGAGGTACCCGTCTCATCGACAATATGATTGTGGAGGTTAAGGACGATGTGGCGCACCATGATGAAAAGTAA
- a CDS encoding Rossmann-like and DUF2520 domain-containing protein: protein MLRVGIVGTGAVGTGMGILLRQRGYDIIGVASRTPASARRAAARLNCPVFERPEELARQAEVVFITTNDQAIGPVTEAIAAHGGFHPGQTVIHMSGSLSSGILEPARWAGALALSLHPLQSCADAERAVVNLPGSVFSLEGDEQALPLGKRLVADLGGEYFVISSAAKPLYHAAACVASNYLVSLIDLSRRLMQAAGVEPALAGRALMPLIKGTLDNIEAVGIPQALTGPIARGDLDTIRDHLKAMGNVPAEVDELYCALGRYTAGLAVRKGTIDACVRDHLYRMLTKGPEETYNLEGDGEKWRY from the coding sequence ATGTTACGGGTAGGTATAGTCGGCACCGGAGCCGTCGGTACGGGAATGGGGATATTACTGCGTCAACGCGGCTACGACATAATAGGCGTGGCCAGCCGTACCCCTGCTTCGGCCCGACGGGCGGCGGCGCGGCTTAACTGCCCTGTATTTGAACGTCCTGAAGAATTGGCGCGGCAGGCTGAGGTGGTTTTCATCACCACAAATGATCAGGCCATTGGCCCGGTAACAGAAGCCATTGCCGCCCATGGCGGCTTCCACCCCGGGCAAACGGTAATCCATATGAGCGGTTCCCTGTCGTCCGGCATCCTGGAACCCGCCCGGTGGGCGGGGGCTTTAGCTTTAAGCCTCCATCCCCTGCAATCATGCGCCGATGCCGAGCGGGCGGTGGTCAATCTGCCAGGTTCAGTATTCAGCCTGGAAGGCGATGAACAGGCCCTGCCATTGGGGAAACGCCTGGTGGCCGATCTGGGGGGCGAGTATTTCGTTATCAGCTCCGCGGCCAAACCCCTTTACCATGCCGCCGCCTGCGTCGCTTCCAATTATTTGGTAAGCCTCATCGATTTAAGCCGTCGCCTTATGCAGGCCGCAGGCGTGGAACCGGCATTGGCGGGGCGGGCACTTATGCCTTTAATTAAAGGAACTTTGGATAACATAGAAGCGGTGGGAATTCCCCAGGCCCTGACCGGGCCCATAGCCAGGGGCGACCTGGATACCATCCGGGATCATTTAAAAGCCATGGGAAATGTGCCGGCAGAAGTGGACGAGCTCTACTGCGCCTTGGGACGCTACACTGCCGGCCTGGCTGTCCGCAAAGGAACTATTGACGCCTGCGTTCGTGACCATTTGTACCGTATGCTGACAAAGGGACCAGAGGAGACCTATAACCTAGAAGGGGATGGGGAAAAATGGAGGTATTGA
- the folK gene encoding 2-amino-4-hydroxy-6-hydroxymethyldihydropteridine diphosphokinase: protein MVQIKTTLSPRALLDVVLGIEERIGRVRRERWGPRNIDIDILIYDSLIVDEPDLKIPHPRLIERAFTLIPLAEIAPELVLPNGRRAAEAARGPFDGQVVLPYREARC, encoded by the coding sequence GTGGTCCAGATAAAAACTACTCTTTCCCCGCGGGCGTTGCTGGACGTGGTCCTGGGGATTGAGGAACGAATAGGGAGGGTGAGGCGGGAACGCTGGGGTCCACGCAATATCGACATTGACATCCTGATTTATGATAGTTTGATCGTTGACGAGCCGGACCTCAAGATCCCCCATCCCCGGCTTATAGAACGGGCCTTTACCCTCATTCCTTTAGCGGAAATCGCTCCGGAATTGGTTTTACCCAACGGCCGCCGCGCCGCCGAGGCTGCCCGGGGGCCTTTTGACGGGCAGGTAGTATTGCCATACCGGGAGGCCCGGTGCTAA
- a CDS encoding 2-amino-4-hydroxy-6-hydroxymethyldihydropteridine diphosphokinase: protein MGEGEKGPVTAYLGLGSNLGDREGHLLQALSLLAAVEGIKVEGLSSWYETSPVGKTEQGWFL from the coding sequence ATGGGGGAAGGGGAAAAGGGCCCTGTCACAGCCTATTTGGGATTGGGCTCTAATCTGGGCGACCGGGAAGGCCACCTGCTGCAGGCCCTATCCCTTCTGGCTGCTGTCGAGGGAATAAAGGTTGAAGGCCTATCATCCTGGTATGAAACTTCCCCGGTGGGCAAAACGGAACAGGGGTGGTTTCTTTAA
- a CDS encoding HD-GYP domain-containing protein, protein MADGFSRQGAAEKVMPPIFAGPVGEIYQEAQAALKDVYHRCRMGSHLEVKDIQEIVADYLNRMQDNQNMLLQMVMLKDLDPYSVRHSLNVTVLATLLGSKLGLSRKELQLLGVGAMLHDVGKLEVPAEILLKPGKLTAEEFAVIKRHPQAGYERLDGVVMEEVRRVARDHHERCNGSGYPRGLRREEISLAARCVAIADVYDAVTTDRCYRPRYLPHEGMELLMMESTLGNLDLDLVRVFLQAIASYPVGTRVKLSTGETALVIAQEPEVPMRPVVKVLKPRRSAGKIIRLLTNPSVLIVEVDA, encoded by the coding sequence ATGGCGGACGGTTTTTCCCGGCAGGGGGCAGCCGAAAAGGTGATGCCGCCCATATTTGCCGGGCCCGTGGGGGAGATATACCAGGAAGCCCAGGCGGCCTTGAAGGATGTCTATCACCGCTGTCGTATGGGAAGCCATTTAGAGGTCAAAGACATCCAGGAGATTGTGGCCGACTATTTAAACCGCATGCAGGACAACCAGAACATGCTTTTGCAGATGGTTATGTTAAAGGACCTTGATCCCTATTCCGTCCGCCACTCCCTGAACGTGACCGTCCTGGCCACCCTGTTGGGTTCCAAACTGGGCCTTTCTAGAAAAGAGCTGCAGCTTTTAGGCGTAGGGGCCATGCTCCACGACGTGGGTAAATTGGAAGTGCCGGCGGAAATCTTATTAAAACCGGGAAAACTAACGGCAGAGGAATTTGCCGTGATAAAGCGCCATCCCCAGGCCGGTTACGAGCGGCTGGACGGCGTGGTGATGGAAGAAGTCCGCCGCGTCGCCCGGGATCACCATGAACGCTGTAACGGTAGCGGCTACCCCAGGGGTCTGCGCCGGGAAGAGATAAGCCTGGCGGCGCGCTGTGTGGCCATTGCCGACGTTTATGACGCCGTCACTACCGATCGCTGTTACCGCCCCCGTTACCTCCCCCATGAAGGAATGGAATTGTTAATGATGGAAAGCACGCTGGGCAACCTGGATCTTGATTTGGTACGTGTCTTCCTCCAGGCCATTGCCAGCTATCCGGTGGGAACCAGGGTGAAACTATCGACGGGAGAGACGGCCCTGGTAATAGCCCAGGAACCCGAGGTGCCCATGCGCCCGGTGGTCAAGGTGCTTAAGCCCCGGCGAAGTGCCGGGAAGATCATCCGTCTTTTGACGAACCCATCAGTCTTAATCGTCGAGGTCGACGCTTAG
- a CDS encoding O-acetyl-ADP-ribose deacetylase, with protein MEVHLAGTLLKLLQGDIVEQEVEAVVNAANTGLWGGGGVDGAIHRAGGTKIAEECRRIREERGGCPVGEAVITTGGKLKARYVIHTVGPIWRGGQGGEDELLASAYYNSLKLAKEREIKSLAFPSISTGAYGFPVERAARIAMATVKDFLTRNPAAFEEVRFVLFSPEALKAYEGALMEVLATAR; from the coding sequence ATGGAAGTACATCTTGCCGGCACCTTGCTGAAGTTATTACAGGGGGACATAGTAGAACAGGAGGTTGAAGCCGTTGTCAACGCCGCCAACACCGGCCTATGGGGCGGCGGCGGCGTGGATGGTGCCATCCATCGCGCCGGTGGAACAAAGATAGCCGAAGAATGCCGCCGTATCCGGGAAGAACGGGGTGGATGTCCCGTCGGGGAAGCGGTCATCACCACCGGCGGCAAGCTAAAAGCGCGCTATGTAATCCACACCGTCGGACCGATCTGGCGCGGCGGCCAAGGGGGCGAAGACGAGCTTTTAGCCAGCGCCTATTATAACAGTCTTAAGCTGGCGAAGGAGCGGGAAATAAAGTCCCTGGCTTTTCCCTCCATCAGCACCGGGGCCTACGGTTTTCCTGTAGAAAGGGCGGCCAGAATAGCCATGGCCACGGTAAAGGATTTCTTGACCCGAAACCCGGCCGCCTTTGAGGAAGTTCGGTTTGTCCTCTTTTCCCCGGAGGCGTTGAAGGCCTATGAAGGTGCCTTGATGGAGGTCCTGGCTACCGCCCGATAG
- a CDS encoding biotin transporter BioY: protein MKAKDMALVALFAALIAVLAQVAVPLPFSPVPITGQVLGVFLAGAILGKNRGTLAIIVYLLLGAIGLPVFARGGSGLAAFARPSGGYLWGFALGVYVMGLVLERGKGEPGYGRLAVGMLTCLVVIYVLGTIQLMYLLHLNLVKGLLLGVLPYIPLDLAKLVLAAAISLQVRRALQQAGYLGP, encoded by the coding sequence GTGAAAGCTAAAGATATGGCCCTGGTAGCCCTTTTTGCCGCCCTGATAGCCGTCCTGGCCCAGGTAGCTGTCCCCCTGCCCTTTTCACCAGTACCCATTACCGGCCAGGTCCTGGGAGTATTCCTGGCCGGTGCCATCCTGGGTAAAAATAGAGGCACCCTGGCTATAATTGTTTACTTACTCCTGGGGGCCATTGGCTTGCCTGTCTTTGCCCGCGGCGGATCCGGCCTGGCGGCCTTTGCCAGGCCGTCGGGGGGATACCTCTGGGGTTTTGCCCTGGGAGTCTACGTCATGGGCCTGGTCCTGGAAAGGGGTAAAGGGGAACCGGGTTACGGCCGCCTGGCTGTCGGCATGCTTACCTGCCTGGTAGTAATCTACGTTCTGGGTACTATACAGTTAATGTATCTTCTGCATCTTAATCTGGTCAAAGGTCTTCTCCTGGGGGTTCTACCCTACATCCCCCTGGACTTGGCCAAACTGGTCCTGGCGGCAGCCATCAGCCTCCAGGTCCGGCGGGCGCTGCAGCAGGCAGGGTACCTTGGTCCTTAA
- the hcp gene encoding hydroxylamine reductase, translated as MFCYQCEQTAGGTGCTRVGVCGKNEDIASLQDTIIIGLKGIAAYAYHARELGARDEEVDAFMHEALFTTLTNVDFDLNRHIETALKVGAMNLKVMELLDKAHVERFGAPVPTKVSTGTKKGPGILVTGHDLLDLYELLRQTEGTGINVYTHGEMLPAHAYPELKKFPHLVGNYGSAWQNQKKEFEEFPGAILGTTNCVLIPKESYRDRMFTCGIAGLPGVVHIKDRDFTPVIEKAKALPPLEEKAGGELTTGFHHAAVLNIAGQVIEAVKAGKIRHFFLVGGCDGARPGRNYYTEFVAKVPKDCVVLTLGCGKYRFNHMDLGDIDGIPRLIDMGQCNNAYSALQVALALADAFKCSVNELPLSLVLSWFEQKAVAILLTLLHLGVQNIRIGPTLPAFLTPNVLKVLQENYNLKPVTTPEQDLKEILG; from the coding sequence ATGTTTTGTTACCAGTGCGAGCAGACCGCCGGCGGCACCGGCTGCACGCGGGTAGGCGTCTGCGGTAAGAACGAAGATATCGCCAGCCTGCAGGATACCATTATCATCGGCTTAAAAGGAATCGCCGCCTATGCCTATCACGCCCGGGAACTCGGCGCCCGGGACGAAGAAGTAGACGCCTTCATGCACGAAGCCCTTTTTACCACCTTGACCAACGTCGACTTTGATCTTAATCGCCATATAGAAACGGCCTTGAAAGTCGGGGCCATGAACCTTAAAGTAATGGAACTGCTGGACAAGGCCCATGTGGAACGCTTCGGCGCCCCGGTCCCGACCAAAGTGTCTACCGGTACCAAAAAGGGACCGGGCATCCTAGTTACCGGTCACGATCTTCTGGATCTCTACGAACTTTTACGGCAGACGGAAGGTACGGGGATTAACGTCTATACCCATGGTGAAATGCTGCCGGCCCACGCCTACCCGGAGCTAAAAAAATTCCCCCACCTGGTAGGCAACTACGGTTCGGCCTGGCAGAATCAGAAAAAGGAATTCGAGGAATTTCCGGGAGCCATCCTGGGAACGACCAACTGCGTCTTGATCCCCAAGGAATCTTACCGGGACCGGATGTTTACCTGCGGTATCGCTGGACTGCCGGGGGTAGTCCACATTAAGGACCGCGACTTCACCCCGGTAATTGAAAAGGCCAAGGCCCTGCCGCCCCTGGAGGAAAAGGCCGGCGGCGAACTGACCACCGGTTTCCACCACGCCGCCGTTTTAAATATCGCCGGCCAGGTGATTGAGGCCGTAAAAGCCGGCAAAATCCGGCACTTCTTCCTGGTCGGCGGCTGCGACGGCGCCAGACCCGGCCGCAACTACTACACGGAGTTTGTGGCCAAGGTGCCCAAGGATTGTGTGGTCCTGACCCTGGGCTGCGGTAAGTATCGTTTCAACCACATGGATTTGGGCGACATCGACGGCATTCCGCGCCTCATAGATATGGGACAGTGCAATAACGCTTATTCCGCCCTCCAGGTGGCCCTGGCCCTGGCCGATGCCTTCAAGTGCAGCGTCAACGAGCTGCCCTTGAGCCTGGTCCTATCCTGGTTTGAGCAGAAAGCGGTGGCCATCCTCCTCACCCTGCTGCACCTGGGAGTGCAGAACATCCGGATCGGTCCCACCTTACCCGCTTTCTTAACACCCAATGTGCTCAAAGTCCTCCAGGAGAACTACAACTTAAAACCCGTAACCACGCCGGAGCAGGACCTGAAAGAAATTCTGGGTTAA
- the dusB gene encoding tRNA dihydrouridine synthase DusB encodes MSATVKIGPVTLDAPLVTAPMAGFTDRIFRRLAREAGAALTYTEMISAQGLIYQSKATWALLDLKDEPGPVAVQLFGREPEILARATKMAVAAGAALVDLNMGCPTPKIVKNGEGAALMRDLPLAADIVAAMVEAAGPVPVTVKMRKGWDEDSVNVVEVARAVVEAGAKAVAVHGRTRSQFYSGRADWDCIRRVKEAVPVPVIGNGDVRTPADALAMLEQTGCDAVMVGRAAVGNPWLLSAIRAALEGKELPPPPDLAERMAMAIRHLNMMVEAKGEKTAVKEMRKVLACYIKGLPGAARLRQHLFTLDTAGEVIGALEAYTRDYYQKKVRAPHAH; translated from the coding sequence ATGAGCGCAACAGTTAAAATTGGCCCGGTTACCTTGGACGCACCCCTGGTGACGGCGCCCATGGCGGGTTTTACCGACCGCATCTTTCGCCGCCTCGCCAGAGAAGCGGGGGCGGCATTAACCTATACTGAAATGATCAGCGCCCAGGGTCTTATTTATCAAAGTAAGGCTACGTGGGCGCTCCTCGATTTAAAGGATGAACCTGGTCCGGTTGCCGTTCAGCTCTTTGGCCGCGAGCCGGAAATCCTGGCCAGGGCTACCAAAATGGCCGTGGCGGCCGGGGCGGCCCTTGTCGATTTAAATATGGGCTGTCCGACGCCTAAAATAGTAAAAAACGGTGAAGGGGCGGCCCTTATGCGTGATTTACCCCTGGCAGCGGATATTGTCGCCGCCATGGTGGAGGCGGCCGGGCCGGTGCCGGTGACGGTCAAGATGCGTAAGGGTTGGGATGAAGATTCCGTAAATGTTGTTGAGGTAGCCCGGGCGGTGGTGGAGGCCGGGGCAAAGGCGGTGGCCGTCCACGGCCGCACCCGCAGCCAGTTTTACAGCGGCAGGGCCGACTGGGATTGCATCCGCAGGGTAAAGGAAGCCGTACCGGTACCGGTCATTGGCAACGGTGATGTCAGGACACCGGCGGATGCCCTGGCCATGCTGGAACAGACAGGTTGTGACGCAGTTATGGTTGGGCGGGCGGCCGTCGGCAATCCCTGGTTGCTTTCGGCCATCCGCGCCGCCCTTGAAGGGAAAGAGTTACCTCCACCTCCTGATTTGGCCGAGCGGATGGCCATGGCCATCCGGCATTTAAACATGATGGTCGAGGCAAAGGGGGAAAAGACGGCTGTAAAAGAGATGCGGAAGGTTCTAGCCTGTTATATTAAGGGTTTACCGGGAGCGGCCCGCCTGCGCCAGCACCTATTTACCCTGGACACGGCCGGAGAGGTTATAGGGGCCCTTGAGGCTTATACCCGCGACTACTACCA
- the panD gene encoding aspartate 1-decarboxylase: MWRTMMKSKLHRATVTAADLNYIGSITIDSRLMEAADILPNEKVQVVNNNNGARLETYAIPGPPGSGVICANGAAARLVQPGDIVIIISYGIYTEEEARNLKPRVIFLDKGNRVVEVKEGEKPLEVWV, from the coding sequence ATGTGGCGCACCATGATGAAAAGTAAGCTCCACCGGGCCACTGTCACGGCTGCCGACTTGAATTACATCGGTAGCATCACCATTGACAGCCGGTTGATGGAGGCGGCCGATATTTTACCCAATGAAAAGGTCCAGGTGGTCAACAACAATAACGGCGCCCGCTTGGAAACCTACGCCATCCCCGGACCGCCAGGGAGCGGGGTTATTTGCGCCAACGGGGCCGCCGCCCGGCTGGTGCAGCCGGGGGATATCGTGATTATCATTTCCTACGGCATCTATACCGAAGAAGAAGCCCGGAACCTGAAACCGCGGGTGATTTTTTTGGACAAGGGCAATCGTGTTGTTGAAGTTAAAGAAGGAGAAAAACCTTTAGAGGTATGGGTCTAA